ACCGCCGCGGTCGGCGCGGTGTGGGCCTGCTGCTCTCCCGATTTCGGCGCCGACGGCACCATCGGCCGGCTCGCGCAGCTGACGCCGGCAGTGCTCATCGCGGCGGACGGATATCATTGGAATGGCAAGGAGATCGACCGCGGCGAGGTCGTCGCGAGGCTGCGCGAGAACCTTCCGGGACTGCGTCATTTCGTGCATGTGCCCTCGCTGCCGGACCGGCCCTGCCCGGCCGGCGCGACACCGTGGGACGAGCTGCTGGCGCGGCCCGAACCGCTGTCGTTCGAACCAGTCGAATTCTCCGATCCGCTGTGGGTGCTGTTCACCTCGGGCACCACCGGCTCGCCCAAGGGCCTGGTGCACGGCCACGGCGGGATCACCCTGGAGGGGCTCAAGTGGTCCGGGCTGTACTGCGGGCTGCGCGCCGGCGAACGGATGTTCGCCTACACCTCGACCGGCTGGGCGCTGTGGAACATGCAGCTCGGCGCACTCGGCCAGGGCGCGGCGATCACTCTTTACGAGGGAAGCCCCAACTGCCCGGCGGGCGCGGTCTGGGAGGTCGCCGCCCGCATCCGCGCGGACGTCATGCTGCTGGGCGCCGCGGTGGTCATGGCGTCCGCGGACACCGGCGTCTCGCCCCGGACCCGGCACGACCTGAGCAGGCTGCGGCATGTGATGGTCAGCGGCTCGGCGCTGCCCGCGGACGGCTACCGCTGGGTGGCCGAACACGTCAGCCCGGAGCTGCGGATCGACTCGACCAGCGGCGGCACCGACATCTCCGGCGCGTTCGTCGGCGGCAACGAGTACGCCCCGGTCCAGGCGGGCCGGATCGGCGGCCGCCTCGCCGGCGTCGACTGCGCGGCCTGGGACGAGTCCGGCCAGCCGGTCCTCGACGCGGTCGGCGATCTCGTGATCACCCAGCCGATGCCGTCGATGCCGGTGCGGCTGTGGAACGACCCGGACGGCGTCCGCTACGCCGAGTCCTACTTCGACACTTGGCCCGGCGTGTGGCGGCACGGCGACTGGGTGACGATGCACTCCGACGGCAGCGTGTCGGTCCACGGCCGGTCGGACGCGACACTCAACCGGCAGGGCGTGCGGCTGGGCAGCGGCGACTTCTACGACGTATTGGACGGCATGGCGGAGATAGCCGAGTCTCTGGTGGTCGGGATCGACCTGCCGGACAACGGATACTGGCTCGGGTTGTTCGTCGTACCGGCCCCCGGGCACGAGGTCGACGACGCGCTGAAGCGGAAAATCGTCACCACGCTGCGGACCCGCCTGACCCCGCGGCACGTCCCGGACGAGATCCTCGCGGCCCCCGCCGTGCCGCACACCCTCAGCGGCAAGCGGCTCGAAGTGCCGGTCAAGAACCTGTTGGCGGGCAAGGACTTGACCAAGGCCGCGAACCTGTCCTCGGTCGACGACCCGGACGCCCTGCGCTGGTACGCCCAGTTCGCCGCGAAGCGATTCCGCTGACCCCGCCGGAGAAAGGACCTCGGATGCGGCTCGGCGCGACCCTCGCCCGGCTCAGTCCCGGACCGCCCATCGCGATCGCCGAGTGGGCGAGACGGCTGGCCGGAGAAGGCTTCCAGAGCCTGTGGACCCCGCAGGTGATCGGACGCGGTTTCCTGGTGCCGGACCCGTTCGTGGCACTGGCCGCCGCCGCGACCGCGGTCGAGCACCTCGAAGTCGGCACCGCCACCTTGCAGGTGCCGCTGCACCATCCCGCCGACCTCGCGCACCGGATCCTTTCGCTCAAATCGGTGTGCGGCGATCGTTTGACGCTCGGGGTCAGCCCCGGCTCGACCGATCTGGACTACGCAGCGTTCGACCGGGACTACGCTGCGCGCTTCCGGACCTTCTCGGAGAACCTTCCGCGCTTGCGCCGCCTGCTCGACCGCGGGCGGGACGAGCAAGCCGATCTCGCCCCGCCCGGGGAAGCGGGCTGCCCGCCGCTGCTCCTCGGCTCATGGGGCGCCAACGTCGAACGGGCCGCGCGCGAGTTCGACGGCTGGCTCGCGTCGGCCTACCGCCGCAGCGCTGACCAGATCGTCGATGCGCACCAGCGGTACCGGGCCGCCGGCGGCCGCCGGGCGATCGTGTGCGCGATCCCGCTGGCCGCCGACCTCGGAAGGACCGCCGAAACGCTGCACCGCTACGCCGCGGCGGGTTTCGACGACGCCGTGGTGCTGATCGGGCCGGAAGGCCCTGATCCGGCGCGCGTGCGGGCGCTGCTTCCGTGACCGGATCCCGCGGCCCTGGCGCCGCGGGAGACCGATCGTTGTCCTCCTGGTTCTTCCGTCGATTCCTGGCGAACCTCGATCCACGGGTAACGGCCAAGGGCGGTCCCTCGTCTGTGTGAGTACACCCGAGGAGTTCCCGCCATGACCGATTCCAGTCCAGGCAACCCCGCACAGTGGCCGAACCAGCCTCCAGCCGGGCCGTACCGCCCCTGCCCGTACTGTGCGCAACCGGTCCTGGCGGACGCCGCGCAGTGCCCGTGGTGCGGAAGCCAGTTGAGCCAGCTGGCCCCTTCTCCCCCGTCCGCCCGGCGATTCGCCGTGGCGGCCGGACTGGCCCTCGGCGGCGTGCTCGTCGGGGTCTCGCCGGTTGTGCCGTGGATCAAGGTCGTTCTTCTCGGCGACGCGAGCATGTTCGACGCCGCGAGCCTGCCGGGCAATTCGCTGCCGTTCGTGCTGCTCCCCGTCGCACTGGTGGTTTGCGGGTGCGCCGCGCTGATCTCGGCATTCGTACTGCGCGAGGGCACCGCCGCCCGCGCGACCGCCTTCGTCCTGTTCGCCGTGGCGGGGGTGGTCGGCGGGCTGGTCCTCACCAGACTGCTGTTCGCCGTCTCCGGCTCATCCGGCTACGTCCGGGTCGGAGTGGGACCGTGGTTCTGCCTCGCCGGCGCGGTGGTCCTCCTCGCCGGGGCGGTGGTGCCGCCGCCGCGGCCGGCTTCCCCGCCCGCGCCTTCCGCCGCCCGAACCGTCTTCTCCTCCGTCGCCTGCGGGATCGTTCTCGTGCTGGCCGCGCTCGGACTGACTGCCGCCGTCGGGGTCGACCGCTCCAGTCTCGCCACCGCCGAGAGCCCGGCGACCAGTCCGAGCCCGTCGAGCACCTCCGCACCGGAACCGGTCCTGCCGGCACCGGAGACCAGCACCGGTCCAGCCAGCAGCGAGCCGGCCACGAGCACCGGGCCCGCCGCCAGCGAGCCGCAGACGACGCAGGCACCCGCGCCCGCGACCAACGACCTCGCCGGCGCGGAAGCCGCCGTCGAGGCGAAGGGATACCGCCCCTACCCGGGCACCGCATGGGAGCGGACCGGCGGTCTGCAAGTCATCCTCGGCACCGTCGCCGAATCCGGGGACGGCTACGCCAACCGAGCCTTCTTCTTCCTCGACGGGCGCTACCTCGGCACCGACACGTCAGCCGACAGCGCCGGCATCCAGCAGCTGTGGTCCACCGACGACACCGTCGCCCTGTCGTACGAGGTCTACAACGCACCGGACCCGATGTGCTGCCCCACCGCCGACGCCGCGACCGTCCGCTACCACTGGACCGGCAGCCGCTTGGTTCCGCTCGACGCGATTCCGCCGGCCGACCCCGCCGCGAACCACAGCCGCCGTTGAGGCACCGCACGCGGGCGCCTCAGGAGGCCGCGTTCTCCGGGAAATGGCACGCGACCCGGTGTCCGTCCGAACGCTCGATCAGCGGCGGCTCGTCGACCCGGCAGATCTCCTGCGCCTTCCAGCAGCGCGGGTGGAACCGGCAGGCGCGCGGCGGATCGATCGGGTCCGGCGGCTCGCCTTTCGGCTTGACCCGGGCAGACCTCCGCCGGCGCGCCGGATCCGGCGCCGGGACCGCCGAAAGCAGCGTGACCGTGTACGGGTGCATCGGTCTGCCGTAGAGGTCTGGGCCCGGCGCGAGTTCGACGATCTTGCCCAGGTACATCACCGCGACCCGGTCGGACATGTGCCGCACCACGGACAGGTCGTGCGCGATCATGACGTAGGTCAGGTCCAGCTCGTCCTGGAGGTCTTCCAGCAGATTGATCACCTGCGCCTGGATGGACACGTCCAGCGCCGACACCGGCTCGTCCGCGACGATCAGCTTCGGGCGCAGCGCGAGGGTGCGCGCGATGCCGATCCGCTGCCGCTGGCCGCCGGAGAACTCGTGCGGGTACCGGTTGTAGTGCTCCGGGCTGAGGCCGACCAGTTCGAGCAGTTCCTGCACGGCGCGTTTGACGCCCTGCGGCGGTTCCACGCCCTGCAGCCGGAACGGCGCGCCGACGATCGTCCCGACGGTGTGCCGCGGGTTCAGCGACGAGTACGGGTCCTGGAAGATCATCTGGATGTCGCGCCGCACCGGCCGCATCCGGCGGGCGGGCAGATGCGTGATGTCGCGGCCGTCGAACACGATCCGGCCCTCGCTCGGTTCCAGCAGCCGGGTGAGCAGGCGGCCGGTCGTGGTCTTGCCGCAGCCCGACTCGCCGACCAGGGAGAGCGTTTCGCCGCGGGCAACGGAAAACTCGATCCCGTCGACCGCGTGTACCGCCGCGACCGTCCGGCGCAGCACCCCGCGCCGGACTGGGAAGTGCTTGCGTAGGCCCGAAACGGCCAGCATTTCACTCATCGCGCTCGCCTCGCAGCTTCGGTCCGATTTCGCCGTGCCAGATCGTGCTCCACTGCTCCCCGCTCAGATGGCAGGCGACTTCGTGCCCGCCGCCGACGTCCAGCATTTCCGGTACCGCCGTGTAGCAGCGGTTCCCATTGAGGTGGGCGTAGCCGCACCGGGGATGGAACGCGCAGCCCGCCGGGACGTTGATCAGGCTGGGCGGATTGCCCTTGATGGGCAGCAGGCGACCGGTCCGCGCACGGTCGAGCCGGGGCATCGAGCCGAGCAGGCCCCAGGTGTAGGGATGCTGCGGTTCCTCGAACACGACGCGCGCCGAGCCGTACTCCGCGGCCCGCCCGGCGTACATCACGAGGATGTCGTCCGCCATCTCCGCCACCACGCCGAGATCGTGGGTGATCACGATGACCGCCGAGTCGAATTCGCGCTGCAGGTCCTGGATGAGGTCGAGGATCTGCGCCTGTACCGTCACGTCGAGCGCGGTGGTCGGTTCGTCCGCGATCAGCAGTTCCGGGTCGCAGGACAACGCCATCGCGATCATCACGCGCTGCCGCATCCCGCCGGAGAACTGGTGCGGGTAATCGTCCACTCTGGACTTGGCGTGCGGGATGCCGACGCGGTCGAGCAGCTCTGTCGCGTGCGCGCGGGCGGCCGCCTTCCCGACTTTGTTGTGGATCCGGTACGCCTCGACGATCTGGTCGCCCACGGTGTAATACGGGTGCAGCGACGAAAGCGGGTCCTGGAAGATCATCGCCATCTTGCGCCCGCGCAGGCGCCGGACCTCCTCCGCCGTGGCGGCCACCAGGTCACGGCCGTCCAGCAGGACCTTCCCGGAGATCACCGACCTCGTTCCGTGGTGCAATCCCATGATGGCCAGGCTGGTCACGCTCTTGCCGGACCCGGATTCTCCGACGATGCCGAGCGTCGCGCCCCGGTCGAGCTGGAACGACAGCCCGTCGACCGCCTTGACCAGTCCGTCGTCGGTGGGGAAATGCACGCGCAGCTCGCGCACGTCGAGGAAGGCCCCGGGGGCCAGGCGGTCGTCGTCCGCCGCGAGGTCTTCGCGGCGCCGGGGAACGCTCACTGGTACCTCACCCTCGGGTCGACGACCGCGTACATGAGGTCCACCACCAGGTTCGCGACGATGATGAAGATCGCCGCCATCAGCGTCACGCCCAGTACCTTCGGCAGGTCGTTGGTGGTGATGGCCTGCACCGCGTACTGGCCGATGCCGGGCAGCGAGTAGGTGCTCTCGGTCAGCACCGCGCCGCCGAGCAGCAGCCCCAGGTCGAGCCCGAAGATGGTCAGGATAGGGGTGAGCGCGGACCGCAGGCCGTGCTTGAGCACCACGGTCCGTTCCGGCAGGCCCTTCGCCCGCGCGGTCCGGATGAAGTCCTCCCGCATCGTTTCGAGCATTCCCGCCCGGGTGAGCCGGGCGTACCCGGCGGCATACAGGAACGCCAGCGTGATCCACGGCAGCACCAGGTCGTAAGCCCACAACGCCGGGTTCTGCGTGATCGGGGTGTAGCTGCTGCCGCCCGGGAAGATCCGCAGCGTGTAGGCGAAGATCGACAGCGCCAGCAGGCCGGTGAAGAAGATCGGCAGCGACACGCCGGCCAGTGCGGTCCCCATCGCGATCCGGTCGAAGGCGCTGCCGGGGCGCAGCGCGGAGACCACCCCGGTCGCCACGCCGAACACGAGCCAGAGCACCGCCGCGCCGACCGCGAGCGACAACGTGACCGGCAGGCGCTGGAGCAGTTCCGGCAGCACCGGGTTCTGGGTGATGAACGAATAGCCGAAGCACGGCGCCGGGCAGTGCACGGTGACCGGGCCGGTGCTGTAGTCGGACCCGGCCACGAGCCCTTTCGCGAACCGGCCGTACTGCACCCACAGCGGATCGGTGAAGCCGAGCTTCTGCGCCATCTCGTGGATCTGCTGCGGGCCGGCGGTTTTGCCGACGTAGCGCGACGCGAGGTCGTCCGCCGACGCACCGGCGAGACGCGGGATGAAGAAAAAGATCGCGAACGTCGCGACGCTCACCACGAACAGCATGAACACCGCGGCGACCGACCGCCGGATCAGGAATGTGACCACCGCGCCGGCCGCGGCGGCCGGGAGCGGCCGGATCCGCCGGCCCGCTCCCGGACTCCGCCGGCCTCCACCTTCTTCCGCTTACTTCTTCACGCCCAGCGTGAGGTAGTCATACATCTGGAAACCGTCGGTGACGAACACGTTCGTCAGGTTCGGCGGCCGGTAGAGCAGTCCCTTCGCCCAGATGCCGGGCAGGATGTACGCGTCGTCCATCACCTTGGCGTCGATCTGCGCCCAGACCTTCTCGCGCGCCGGGGTGTCCGTGGTGGCGAGCGCCTTGTCGATCAGCGCGTCCACCGCCGGGTCCTTGACCGACAGGTTGGTGTTGCCGCCCGAGGCCCGGATGACCCGGCTGTCGACGATCTGGCTCAGGAAGCCGAACCCGTCCGGCCAGTCCGCGCCCCAGCCGGTGATCATCAGGCCGAGTCCGTTCGCCTTCGCGTAGTCCGGCTTTCCGGCGTACAGCTTGTAATAGTCGCCCGCAGGATAGGGCTTCAGCGTGACGGTGATGCCGGCCTTGGCCAACGACTGCTGCAACGCTTCCGCGGTCGCCTTCTCCTTGGGACGCTCGGCCCGGTAGGACAGTCCGGTCGAGAACCCGCCTGCCTGGCCGCAGGCCGCCAGTTCCTGCTTCGCCTTCGCGACGTCGCCGTGGTTGTCCGGGCCTGGCGGGTAAGGGTTGTTCGCCTGCGCGCCGGGGATCACCGGCGGCATCAGGTTGGTCGCGATCTGGCCGCCGGTCGGCCCGCCGTACGCGTTCTGGTAAGCGACCTTGTCGGCCGCGTACTCGACGGCCCGGCGGCAGTGGATGTTGTCCAGCGGAGCCACGTCGCCGTTGATCGCGGTGTACCAGAGCCGGGCCACGGTCGCGGAGTCCGCGCGCGCCTTCAGCGCCGGGTCGGCGAGGATCCGGCCCTGCGCGGCCGGCTGCACGCCGGTGCCGGCCACGTCGACGTCGAGGTCGCCCGACAGCAGCCGGTTGTCGATGTCGTCGGCGTTCACGTTGAGCTGCACTTCGATCCGGTCCGGCAGCGCCTTGCGGTTCGGGTCGGTCGCCGGGTCCCAGTTCGGGTTGCGCACGAGCGCGAAGTTCTTGCCGAGGTTGTTGGTCTGGAACATGTACGGGCCGGAGGACACGACGTGTTCCTTGTACTTGGTCCCGGTGTCCTTCGCCCGGGGCACCGGGATCGTGGACGGCAGCTGGGCGAAGTAGTCGAATCCGGCGAACGTCTGGTTCAAGTGGAAGACGATGGTCTGATCGTCCGGGGTGTCGATCGCCTTGAGGCCCAGTTTGTTCGGGTCCGGATCGGAGTAGGGGCTCTTGTAGCCCTGCAGCGCCAGGAAGTCGTTGAAGTAGGTCGGCCCGTTCGGGAAGGTGGTCTTGTCCAGCGATCGTTCGACCGCGTACTTGACGTCCTTCGACGTGACCGCGGTGCCGTCCTCGAACTTCACCCCGGGGCGCAGCTTGTAGGTCCAGGTCTTCGCGTTGTCGCTGGGCACGCCCAGCGTCTGCGCGAGGTCCGGAACCAGTTTCGCGCCCTGCGCGCCGGGCGCGGGCGCGAACATCACCAGCGGCCGCCCGTACAGCCGGATGAAGTCCCACGAGTACCCGTAGTAGGTGTCGGCCGGGTCGAGCGAGTCCCAGTCGCCGGCGTTCGCCACGCGCAGAGTCCCGCCCTTCGCGGTCGACGGGTTGAACACGTGGCCCACGCCCGCGTTGAACCCGGCCTGCGAACCGGGCGGGCCAGGCTGGCCGGGCCCTCCGCCGCCTCCGCAGGCCGCGAGGACGGCCGTCGCGCCGAGCGCGAGAATCGTGCTGGTTCTCCGGTGCTTCATCTGGATGCACCCCCTGGTGGGGAGTCGGGATTTCCGGTTTTTTCAGCGCGCCCGCGGGTCGAGCGCATCACGCAGTCCGTCGCCGAAAAGGTTGAACGACAGGACGGTGACGAAAATGGCGAGACCCGGCACGAGCATGAATTCCGGGTCGATCTGGTAGTAGTGCGCGGCGTCGGCGAGCATGCCGCCCCAGGTCGGAGTGGGCGGCCGGATTCCGACGCCGAGGAACGACAACGCGGCTTCGAAAAGCACGTTGGCCGGGATCAGCAAGGTCGAGTACACCAGGATCGGGGCGGCCAGGTTCGGCAGCAGTTCCCGGAACAGGATGTAGGGCCCGCGCGCGCCCAGGCTGCGCGCGGCGTCCACGAATTCCCTTTCTCTCAGCGACAACGTCTGCCCGCGGATGATGCGGCCGATGTAGGGCCAGCTGAAGAAGCCGATGATGAAGATCAGCAATCCGACGCGCAGGCTGTCCCCGCTGAACCCGAACGCGTGGTCGGGAACCACCCCGGCGAGCGCGATCGCGAAGAGCAGCAACGGAAACGCGAGGAAGACGTCCATCGTCCGGCTGATCAGCGTGTCCGCCCAGCCGCCGAAATAGCCCGCGACGACACCGAGAACGGTGCCGAGGACGACCGACAGCGCGGTCGCCAGGAACGCGATCAGCAGGGAAATCCGCGAGCCGTACAGGACCCGGCTGAACAAGTCCCGGCCGTTGACCGGCTCGACGCCCAGCAGGTTGTCCGCGCTGATGCCGCCGAACGCGCCTTTGGGCACCTGGAGATCCGGGTCGACCAAGGTTTCCTGGAATTGCGTCGGCGGGTGGCCGAACCACCCGACGAGCAGCGGGGCCAGCAGCGCGGCGGCGATGAGCAGCAGGACGACGCAGCCGCCGGCTATCGCCACCCGGTCGCGCTTGAGCCGCATCCAGGCGATCTGCCGCAGAGATCGGCTCTGGATGGCTTCTCCGGGGCGGACGAGCGCGGGCTCGCCCGCCGGTTCAGGGACTTCCAGTGGAGCTGCCATGACCCCGCCCGGACACAGTTCGAAAAGCGTGCTCGCGGACCAGAAGACTGTCGTTCCTGGCGCGCCGGCATACCAGCCCGCCGCATTCTCCGTAGCGGGATCGTGATTCAACCGCGACGGTCCGATGCTTCCGCGCTGCCGAGCGGTCGCTGGCAGTGGCGAACCGGTCGATTGTCCGGCCATTCCGGATAAAGGGCCCGGAGGGAACAATCAGCCGATGTCGTTCCTTTGTGGACTCTGCCGAATGCCGGAAGCAGCGCTGGAGGCGCCCGCGGGCGCCTCCAGCGACAAGCCAGGCGGCAGAGCTCCCGAAGCGGGAGCTCCGCGTACCGTCAGGCGGCCACCGCCTGATCGTTGCCAACCGCCCGCGGAGTCCGCTTTCCCAGCTCGGTCAGCGGGGTCCGGTAGGTCTCGCGCATGGTCAGCACCGCGAGCCCGGCCGCGAGAGCCGCACCGGCGGCCAGGCCGGCGACCGGAAGCCAGTTCTTCAGACCCGGACCGGCGAGCGCAGCGGCGATCGACGGCGCGAAGCCGCCCAGTGCGAAGCCAAGTTGCGTGCCGACCGCGACCCCGGACATCCGCACCTTGGTGCCGAACTGCTCGGTCCAGAGCGCGTAGCCGACCCCGCCGTAGGCGCTGTACACCACGCCCGAAAGCAGAATCCCCAGCGCGAACACCAGCGCGACGTTCGCCTGGCTGATCGCCCAGATGAACGGCCAGATCAGCACCGCGACGCCCAGCGCGCCGACGGCGAACACCGGCTTGCGGCCGAACCGGTCGCCTGCCTTGCCCCACAACGGGATCGCCGCCAGCGCCACCACGTTGCTCAGCATGACCATCCACAGCATCGAACCGCGGGACAGGCCGATCGTGGACACCCCGTAGGTGAGCGAGTAGATGCTGACGATCGTGCTGGTGACCGAGATCAGCGCGCTCACCACGATCTTGAGCACGTCGGGAGTGTGGTGGCGCAGCAGCACCAGCAGCGGCGCCTTCGGGACCGCGTCCCGCTTCCGCTCGGCGGCGAATTCCGGGCTCTCCTGCATCGACCGCCGGATCCACCAGCCGGCCACCGTGACGGCGGCGCTGAGCAGGAACGGGATCCGCCAGCCCCAGGACAGCAGCTCGGCGGTCGGCATGGACGACAGCGGGAGGAACACCGCGGTCGCCAGGATCAGGCCGAATTGCGTGCCCGCCAACGTGAAGCTGGTGAAGTAGGCGCGCCGGCCCGCCGGTGCGTGCTCCAGCGTGACGGATCCGGCGCTGGACTGTTCGCCGGCGACCGCCAGCCCCTGGATCAGCCGCAGTGCGACCAGCAGGATCGGGGCCGCGACGCCGATCGTCCCGTATCCGGGCAGGACGCCGATCAGGAAGGTCGCCGCGCCCATCCCGAGCAGCGTCATGAGCAGCACTCGCTTGCGCCCCAGGGTGTCGCCGAGATGCCCGAGGACGAACGACCCGATCGGGCGGGCGACATAGGCGACCCCGAAGGTCGCGAGCGAGGCGATCGTCGCGGTCGCGCCGTTGCCGGCCGGGAAGAACACCTTAGGGAAGATCAGCGCTGCGGCGGTGCCGTAGATGAAGAAGTCGTAGTACTCCAGGGCACTGCCGATCCACGAGGACACGGCTGCCTGGCGGGGGGTTCGGCGGGCCGCGCCCGGCGATGCGGGATCGTGCCCCTGGCGTGCGACGGCGTCGTCCACGTCAGCCTCCTTGATGACCGCGGCGGCGGTCGAACGAATCCGGCCGGCCGGAATGTACCGGCTGGTTATGTACCGGATAGTGAGTTAGCGACCGCGATCGTGTCAAGACTTTGGCCGCGATCGGCGCCGATCCGCCTCCGGTCAGGCCCGCCCGACGTGCGCCGTCAGGTACTCGAGAACCAGGTCTCCGAGCATGCGGCGGTAATGGTCGCGGCGTGCGGGATCCAGCAGGTCGCGATCGAAAATGACCTGGAAGGTGTGCTGGTTGGCGGTCCGGAACACGCAGAACGCGCTGATCACCATGTGCACGTCGAGCGCGTCCACGTCGTCGCGGAACAGGCCGGCCGTGCGCCCGCGCTCCAGGATGCCGGCGAGCACGTCGACCGCGGGCGCGGCCAGGCCGGGCAGGATCGGCGAGGTGCGCAGATGCCGCGCGTGGTGGATGTTCTCGATGCCGACCAGCCGGATGAACGCGGGATGCGATTCGTGGTGGTCGAAGGTCAGCTCGGCGAGAGCGCGCATGGCCCGGGCCGGGTCGAGGTGGTCCACGTCGAGCTGCTGCTCCAGCGCGCGGATGCCCTGGTAGGCGCGCTCGAGGACGGCGACGTACAAACCTTCCTTGCTGCCGAAGTAGTAGTAGAGCATCCGCTTGGTCGTACTGGTGCGGGCGGCGATCTCGTCGACGCGGGCGCCGTCGTACCCGCGGTCGGCGAACTCGCCGGTCGCGACGTCGAGGATCTCGGCACGGGTGCGTTCGGCGTCTCGCTGCCGCTCCGGCGCGTCGGACGGCTCGGCGCTCACGGGATCGTCCTCGCTGCTCGGCTCACGCCGCCGAGGATATCCGGCCGCGCTTCCCTTTCGCGTCAGGACACGGTACAAGTTACTAACTAGTACATTCATCGATCGCGAGGAGCCCTGCCATGCCCCCCGACCGCGTTGCGCCCGGCCCGCTGCGGACCGGTCTGATCGGGAGCGGGATCGGCCCGTCGCTCTCCCCCGCGCTGCACGAGCGCGAGGCGCGCGAACTCGGGCTGGAGTGCACCTACACCCGGTTCGATCTCGACGTGCTCGGCGTGCCGGCCGACGCGGTCGGCGATCTGGTCGCCCAGGCTCGCGCCGAGGGCCGGTCCGGCGTCAACGTCACGCATCCGGCCAAGCAACTCGTGATCCCGCACCTGGACGAGCTGTCTCCGGACGCGGCGGCGATCGGCGCGGTCAACACCGTCGTCTTCGACGGACGTCGCACGGTCGGGCACAACACCGACTGGTCCGGCTTCCGCGACGGCTTCGTCACCGGACTGCCCGCTGCGCCGCTGGCTCGCGTGGTGCTCCTGGGCGCGGGCGGAGCAGGCGCGGCCGCCGCGCACGCGCTGCTGAGCCTCGGCGCCGGTTCGCTCGCCGTACTCGACACCGATTCCGCCCGGGCAGTCCGGCTCGCCGACGAGCTCACCGCACGATTCGGGGCCGGGCGCGCACGGGGCGGCGGCGTCGCCGATCTCGAACGCCGGCTTGCCGAAGCCGACGGATTGGTGCACGCGACGCCGGTCGGGATGGCCGGACATCCCGGCTTGCCGCTGCCGATGTCGTTGCTGCGCGCGGAACTCTGGGTCGCCGAGATCGTCTACCGGCCCCTGGAAACGCCACTGCTGCGCGCCGCCCGCTCGCTCGGCTGCCGCACGCTCGACGGCGGGCGGATGGCGGTGCACCAAGCGGCTGCCGCGCTGAAACTGTTCTGCGGCCGGGAACCGGACCCGGAAAGAATGCTGCGCCACCTCACCGAGCTGATCGACGCCGAAACCGCCGGAGGCACCAGCCGTGTCGCATGAAATCCGCACCGGAATCGCCACCGTCTGCCTGTCCGGAACGCTCGACGGCAAACTCGCCGCCGCGGCGGGCGCCGGCTTCGACGGGGTCGAGATCTTCGAGCCCGACCTCGTCGCTTCTCCCCTGCCACCCGGCGAAGTGCGGTTGCGCTGCGCGGACCTCGGCTTGTCGATTGACCTGTACCAGCCCTTCCGGGACCTCGACTCCACCGATCCGGAGCGGTTCGCCGCCAACCTGCGCCGCGCGGAACACAA
This sequence is a window from Amycolatopsis benzoatilytica AK 16/65. Protein-coding genes within it:
- a CDS encoding ABC transporter substrate-binding protein; amino-acid sequence: MKHRRTSTILALGATAVLAACGGGGGPGQPGPPGSQAGFNAGVGHVFNPSTAKGGTLRVANAGDWDSLDPADTYYGYSWDFIRLYGRPLVMFAPAPGAQGAKLVPDLAQTLGVPSDNAKTWTYKLRPGVKFEDGTAVTSKDVKYAVERSLDKTTFPNGPTYFNDFLALQGYKSPYSDPDPNKLGLKAIDTPDDQTIVFHLNQTFAGFDYFAQLPSTIPVPRAKDTGTKYKEHVVSSGPYMFQTNNLGKNFALVRNPNWDPATDPNRKALPDRIEVQLNVNADDIDNRLLSGDLDVDVAGTGVQPAAQGRILADPALKARADSATVARLWYTAINGDVAPLDNIHCRRAVEYAADKVAYQNAYGGPTGGQIATNLMPPVIPGAQANNPYPPGPDNHGDVAKAKQELAACGQAGGFSTGLSYRAERPKEKATAEALQQSLAKAGITVTLKPYPAGDYYKLYAGKPDYAKANGLGLMITGWGADWPDGFGFLSQIVDSRVIRASGGNTNLSVKDPAVDALIDKALATTDTPAREKVWAQIDAKVMDDAYILPGIWAKGLLYRPPNLTNVFVTDGFQMYDYLTLGVKK
- a CDS encoding ABC transporter permease, with translation MAAPLEVPEPAGEPALVRPGEAIQSRSLRQIAWMRLKRDRVAIAGGCVVLLLIAAALLAPLLVGWFGHPPTQFQETLVDPDLQVPKGAFGGISADNLLGVEPVNGRDLFSRVLYGSRISLLIAFLATALSVVLGTVLGVVAGYFGGWADTLISRTMDVFLAFPLLLFAIALAGVVPDHAFGFSGDSLRVGLLIFIIGFFSWPYIGRIIRGQTLSLREREFVDAARSLGARGPYILFRELLPNLAAPILVYSTLLIPANVLFEAALSFLGVGIRPPTPTWGGMLADAAHYYQIDPEFMLVPGLAIFVTVLSFNLFGDGLRDALDPRAR
- a CDS encoding MFS transporter, encoding MDDAVARQGHDPASPGAARRTPRQAAVSSWIGSALEYYDFFIYGTAAALIFPKVFFPAGNGATATIASLATFGVAYVARPIGSFVLGHLGDTLGRKRVLLMTLLGMGAATFLIGVLPGYGTIGVAAPILLVALRLIQGLAVAGEQSSAGSVTLEHAPAGRRAYFTSFTLAGTQFGLILATAVFLPLSSMPTAELLSWGWRIPFLLSAAVTVAGWWIRRSMQESPEFAAERKRDAVPKAPLLVLLRHHTPDVLKIVVSALISVTSTIVSIYSLTYGVSTIGLSRGSMLWMVMLSNVVALAAIPLWGKAGDRFGRKPVFAVGALGVAVLIWPFIWAISQANVALVFALGILLSGVVYSAYGGVGYALWTEQFGTKVRMSGVAVGTQLGFALGGFAPSIAAALAGPGLKNWLPVAGLAAGAALAAGLAVLTMRETYRTPLTELGKRTPRAVGNDQAVAA
- a CDS encoding TetR/AcrR family transcriptional regulator, with the protein product MSAEPSDAPERQRDAERTRAEILDVATGEFADRGYDGARVDEIAARTSTTKRMLYYYFGSKEGLYVAVLERAYQGIRALEQQLDVDHLDPARAMRALAELTFDHHESHPAFIRLVGIENIHHARHLRTSPILPGLAAPAVDVLAGILERGRTAGLFRDDVDALDVHMVISAFCVFRTANQHTFQVIFDRDLLDPARRDHYRRMLGDLVLEYLTAHVGRA
- a CDS encoding shikimate dehydrogenase; this encodes MPPDRVAPGPLRTGLIGSGIGPSLSPALHEREARELGLECTYTRFDLDVLGVPADAVGDLVAQARAEGRSGVNVTHPAKQLVIPHLDELSPDAAAIGAVNTVVFDGRRTVGHNTDWSGFRDGFVTGLPAAPLARVVLLGAGGAGAAAAHALLSLGAGSLAVLDTDSARAVRLADELTARFGAGRARGGGVADLERRLAEADGLVHATPVGMAGHPGLPLPMSLLRAELWVAEIVYRPLETPLLRAARSLGCRTLDGGRMAVHQAAAALKLFCGREPDPERMLRHLTELIDAETAGGTSRVA